The following are encoded in a window of Syntrophorhabdaceae bacterium genomic DNA:
- a CDS encoding putative porin translates to MIFKRRIRHNWVAPILFGLSVLVFVSGTYGQTPTEAKQPGLTESGATPSAGIEELTRILVKNGLITKEQAEAIMLRKDEGSLSALAALTEILKTKGLISADDADRVSGKTAPGVSATELAASPGMKKEERDKMKAEIKDEVIQETNAKMQVAANPEWTKRIRFGGDIRLRYNGDYFPKDNDDIIKPDLSGIINSKNDRHRMLIRARLEATAQPDDQVEVGLRLSTGSTTNPVSTNQTMGTYFSPYSVVFDRAYLKWKPIPSFALVGGRFENPFFHSDLVWDPTVAFDGVAATYRKELPKKLLTGFATVGAFPLQELEFQQADKWLFGGQVGLETDPTENVSGKLGVAYYHYRNVQGVPNDPSSAAGETDFSSPLFQQKGNTWFYIDPLNSTKIGLASKFKELNITGTLDIGFWNPIHIVLLGDYVKNLGFDREEVAFLTSQDVKERTEGYQAGLAVGHPEVRDFGKWKVFGYYRYLGDDAILDAFADSTFHLGGTNAKGWILGGDFGLRKNMWASLKWVTTNEIWGQSFGIDSFFLDLNYKF, encoded by the coding sequence CTAACCAGGATCCTTGTCAAGAACGGGCTCATAACCAAAGAGCAGGCTGAGGCAATTATGCTGCGCAAAGACGAAGGCAGTCTCTCCGCCCTTGCCGCGCTCACGGAAATTCTTAAGACCAAAGGTCTTATCAGCGCCGATGATGCGGATAGAGTCTCCGGGAAGACCGCCCCCGGAGTTTCGGCCACGGAACTTGCTGCGTCGCCGGGCATGAAGAAAGAAGAGCGGGATAAGATGAAGGCGGAAATAAAGGATGAGGTGATTCAGGAGACCAACGCCAAAATGCAGGTCGCCGCAAATCCGGAGTGGACCAAGCGTATCCGCTTTGGCGGTGACATACGATTGCGATATAACGGGGACTATTTCCCAAAGGACAATGACGATATCATCAAACCCGATCTTTCAGGCATTATAAACTCGAAAAACGATCGCCACCGTATGCTCATCCGGGCCCGCCTGGAGGCCACGGCTCAGCCGGACGACCAGGTCGAAGTGGGGCTGCGTCTGTCCACCGGCAGCACTACAAACCCCGTTTCGACGAATCAAACCATGGGTACGTACTTTAGCCCTTACAGCGTGGTTTTCGACAGGGCCTATCTCAAATGGAAACCGATCCCATCATTTGCTCTTGTTGGTGGGAGATTTGAGAACCCATTTTTCCATTCCGACCTCGTCTGGGACCCGACCGTGGCTTTCGATGGCGTAGCGGCCACCTATAGGAAGGAACTTCCAAAGAAACTGCTCACCGGATTCGCCACGGTAGGCGCCTTCCCACTCCAGGAATTGGAGTTCCAGCAGGCAGACAAATGGCTTTTCGGAGGCCAAGTGGGCCTGGAAACTGACCCCACAGAGAACGTTTCCGGCAAGCTGGGTGTTGCCTACTACCATTACCGAAACGTACAGGGCGTTCCCAACGATCCGAGTAGCGCGGCGGGAGAAACCGACTTCTCTTCCCCCCTGTTTCAGCAGAAAGGAAACACCTGGTTCTATATCGACCCTCTCAATTCAACGAAGATAGGTCTTGCTTCCAAGTTCAAGGAACTCAACATCACCGGTACCCTCGATATCGGCTTCTGGAATCCGATCCACATTGTTCTGCTCGGGGATTATGTGAAGAATCTTGGCTTTGACCGAGAGGAAGTGGCCTTCCTTACGAGCCAGGATGTGAAAGAGCGCACCGAGGGATATCAGGCGGGTTTGGCCGTGGGACATCCGGAAGTCAGAGATTTCGGCAAGTGGAAAGTTTTTGGCTACTATCGCTATCTGGGCGATGATGCCATTTTGGACGCCTTCGCCGATTCCACCTTTCACCTTGGAGGTACGAACGCCAAGGGATGGATCCTCGGAGGTGATTTCGGTCTTCGCAAGAACATGTGGGCTTCGCTCAAGTGGGTGACAACGAACGAGATCTGGGGTCAGAGTTTCGGCATCGACTCATTCTTTCTTGATCTGAATTACAAGTTTTAG